In a single window of the Pelagibacterium sp. 26DY04 genome:
- a CDS encoding LacI family DNA-binding transcriptional regulator: protein MRATLVDIAREAGVSSATVDRVLNDRPGVKERTRLAVRDAAIRLGYIDSAPHPSLASEQALTLDIVLPGGSNSFMRELHQHIEALAPLPGNATIHVHIIDGFEPSALAAKLTQFEGPRRGVALVGIDHPLVREAIRALVERGVPVVTLVSDIHHVPRAGYIGIDNRSAGRLAGYLMGRMLGPGDRRVAMFTGSFAYRGHEEREMGFRHVMAEMFPQIAILDSAEVRDEEDRAYAVARAVLAEKDIDAIYNIGAGNRGIARALKEAERAQDVLFVGHDLTPHTKSFLLDGTMDVVIDQNPRVQAREVLAQLTRTVRGQDWTAISPRVQAIFRENIPEA, encoded by the coding sequence ATGCGGGCAACGCTCGTGGATATCGCAAGGGAAGCAGGCGTATCGAGCGCCACAGTCGACCGCGTTCTCAACGACCGGCCCGGCGTCAAGGAACGAACGCGGCTCGCCGTGCGCGATGCCGCGATCCGGCTCGGCTATATCGACTCCGCACCGCACCCGTCCCTCGCTTCCGAGCAGGCGCTGACGCTCGACATCGTGCTGCCGGGAGGCAGCAACAGCTTCATGCGCGAGCTGCACCAGCATATCGAGGCGCTGGCTCCGCTCCCGGGCAATGCAACAATCCACGTGCACATCATCGACGGCTTCGAGCCGTCCGCCCTTGCGGCCAAGCTCACCCAGTTCGAAGGCCCCCGTCGCGGCGTCGCCTTGGTGGGTATCGACCATCCCCTCGTGCGCGAGGCTATCCGCGCCCTGGTGGAACGCGGCGTGCCGGTCGTGACCCTTGTGTCGGACATCCACCACGTCCCCCGTGCCGGCTACATCGGCATCGACAATCGCTCGGCGGGCCGTCTCGCCGGCTATCTCATGGGCCGCATGCTGGGTCCGGGCGACAGGCGCGTGGCGATGTTCACCGGCTCATTCGCCTATCGCGGCCACGAGGAGCGCGAGATGGGCTTCCGTCACGTCATGGCCGAGATGTTCCCGCAGATCGCCATCCTCGATTCCGCCGAAGTCCGCGACGAGGAGGACCGCGCCTATGCCGTTGCGCGCGCCGTTCTCGCCGAGAAGGACATCGACGCCATCTACAATATCGGCGCCGGCAATCGCGGCATCGCACGCGCGCTTAAGGAAGCGGAGCGCGCGCAAGACGTGCTCTTTGTCGGCCACGATCTCACGCCGCACACCAAGTCCTTCCTGCTCGATGGCACGATGGATGTGGTCATCGACCAGAACCCGCGCGTTCAGGCCCGCGAGGTGCTGGCCCAGCTCACCCGCACCGTGCGTGGCCAAGACTGGACCGCCATTTCCCCACGGGTGCAGGCGATCTTTCGCGAGAACATTCCCGAGGCGTGA
- a CDS encoding SDR family oxidoreductase — MKDRFASLEGRTILYTGAAGGLGQPTVIEMLGQGARVVVLDNDATKIAALQAAAGNVDAERLVIEKCDLSDLDGLARRLDGLADSVGGFDVVINNAAIYPAKPFEDFTIAEIQMVQRVNVDSGIVCVQAALPHMKRKGWGRIINISSITFSGGWENLTPYVQSKGALIALARSWAREFGKYGITANAVSPGAFPTDAEKIHADPEGYARFVLDHQAIKRRGTPQDMAGVLMFLASEASGFVTGQTINVDGGWVMT; from the coding sequence ATGAAAGACCGTTTCGCTTCACTCGAAGGCAGGACCATCCTTTACACCGGGGCAGCCGGTGGACTGGGCCAGCCGACGGTCATCGAAATGCTGGGGCAGGGCGCTCGGGTCGTGGTGCTCGACAATGATGCGACCAAAATCGCGGCCCTTCAAGCTGCCGCTGGGAATGTCGATGCCGAAAGGCTGGTGATCGAAAAATGCGACCTATCCGACCTCGATGGACTTGCCCGGCGCCTCGACGGGCTTGCCGATAGTGTGGGCGGGTTCGATGTGGTGATCAACAATGCCGCCATCTATCCGGCCAAGCCTTTCGAGGATTTTACCATCGCGGAAATCCAGATGGTGCAGCGGGTCAATGTGGATTCGGGCATCGTCTGTGTGCAGGCGGCGCTGCCGCATATGAAGCGGAAGGGCTGGGGGCGGATCATCAATATCTCCTCGATCACCTTCTCGGGTGGCTGGGAGAATTTGACGCCTTATGTTCAGTCCAAGGGGGCGCTGATCGCGCTTGCGCGATCCTGGGCACGTGAGTTCGGGAAATACGGGATCACCGCCAATGCCGTCTCGCCGGGCGCGTTTCCCACCGATGCCGAAAAGATCCATGCCGATCCGGAAGGCTATGCCCGCTTCGTTTTGGATCACCAGGCGATCAAGCGGCGCGGCACGCCCCAAGATATGGCCGGCGTTCTCATGTTCCTGGCCTCGGAGGCCTCGGGTTTTGTGACGGGGCAGACCATCAATGTCGATGGCGGCTGGGTAATGACGTAG
- a CDS encoding sugar phosphate isomerase/epimerase — MMQLGIFSGYFPYTLEETAKKIRSHGFNTVQLDLHFKDVDLSAGQITKEKAKRVRETFRDHDLPICCISGYTNIIHPDRDERARRVGYLKEIIRNARDFGSPYVISETGTYNTESDWMHDDRNKTEEGFEECRKVIAELSQEAYDHGAVFLLETYVNNVVGSVEETVKMFAQVDHPGLGLLMDPTNYFEAHNIDAMDKILHQVFDTLSDKIKIAHAKDVKRSGEDKSEKHADIGDDTAAESHTFRGVGEIELPAPGLGELNYDLYLKRLSEKHPNISMIIEHLEEADVPRAKQFMDGKLRAQGL, encoded by the coding sequence ATGATGCAATTGGGTATTTTTTCGGGATATTTCCCGTACACTCTCGAAGAGACGGCAAAGAAGATCAGAAGCCACGGCTTCAATACCGTCCAGCTCGATCTCCACTTCAAGGATGTCGATCTTTCAGCCGGCCAGATCACCAAGGAAAAGGCCAAACGGGTGCGCGAGACCTTCCGCGATCACGACCTGCCGATCTGCTGCATTTCAGGGTACACCAACATCATCCATCCGGACCGCGACGAGCGGGCGCGCAGGGTTGGGTATCTCAAGGAGATCATCCGCAACGCCCGCGATTTCGGCTCGCCCTACGTCATATCGGAGACGGGGACCTACAACACCGAAAGCGATTGGATGCATGACGATCGCAACAAGACCGAGGAAGGGTTCGAGGAATGCCGCAAGGTGATCGCCGAACTGTCGCAGGAAGCCTATGACCACGGCGCGGTTTTCTTGCTCGAGACATACGTGAACAATGTGGTCGGATCGGTGGAAGAGACGGTCAAGATGTTCGCGCAGGTCGATCATCCGGGGCTGGGGCTGCTGATGGACCCGACGAACTATTTCGAGGCCCACAATATCGATGCGATGGACAAGATCCTGCATCAGGTCTTCGATACGCTTTCGGACAAGATCAAGATCGCCCACGCCAAGGACGTCAAGCGCTCCGGCGAGGACAAGAGCGAAAAGCACGCCGATATCGGCGACGACACCGCTGCTGAATCGCACACGTTCCGGGGCGTGGGGGAAATCGAGTTGCCGGCGCCGGGATTGGGCGAGCTCAACTACGACCTCTACCTCAAGCGGCTGTCGGAAAAGCATCCCAACATTTCGATGATCATCGAACATCTCGAGGAAGCCGACGTTCCGCGGGCCAAGCAGTTCATGGATGGCAAGCTGCGGGCGCAGGGTCTTTGA
- a CDS encoding aldo/keto reductase codes for MSLARVGLGCANIAGLYAPVSAEAALQALEAAWEMGIRRFDTAPFYGRGLSERRVGDFLRSKPKAEYVLSTKVGRRLVAEGGAEAVRDEPAGPLPFRVEFDYSHDGIMRSIEDSFQRLGLTEIDTLYVHDLGAFAHGDAAPAHFRTFMDSGLKALERLKREGVISAYGLGVNENEVCIDVLRRASLDEILLAGRFTLLDRTAESELLPLCLERGTTIVAGGIFNSGILATGASGEAWFNYAPASADIRRRVEGMEAVVSRHGMSLAQAALNFPFSHRAVSSILIGTHKPESLRRNLELLGTRLPQSMLVELDPLVLR; via the coding sequence ATGTCTCTGGCTCGGGTTGGCTTGGGCTGCGCCAATATTGCCGGCCTCTACGCTCCTGTCTCCGCCGAGGCAGCGCTTCAGGCGCTGGAGGCGGCGTGGGAGATGGGCATAAGGCGCTTCGATACGGCGCCCTTCTATGGGCGCGGACTGTCCGAGCGCCGCGTTGGGGATTTCCTGCGCAGCAAGCCGAAGGCCGAATATGTGCTCTCGACCAAGGTCGGCCGCAGGTTGGTGGCCGAAGGTGGTGCCGAAGCGGTCAGGGATGAACCGGCTGGACCCCTGCCGTTCCGGGTCGAGTTCGACTACTCCCATGACGGGATCATGCGCTCGATCGAAGACAGCTTTCAGCGTCTGGGGCTGACCGAGATCGATACCCTCTATGTGCATGATCTCGGCGCGTTCGCTCATGGGGATGCCGCGCCGGCGCATTTCCGGACGTTCATGGATTCGGGGCTCAAGGCGCTCGAAAGGCTCAAGCGGGAGGGCGTGATTTCCGCCTATGGGCTGGGGGTGAACGAGAATGAAGTCTGCATCGACGTGCTGCGGCGGGCGTCTCTTGATGAAATCCTTCTGGCGGGGCGATTTACGCTGCTCGACCGCACCGCCGAAAGCGAGCTGCTGCCCTTGTGCCTTGAGCGCGGGACGACGATCGTTGCCGGCGGCATCTTCAATTCAGGGATATTGGCGACCGGCGCGTCCGGCGAGGCGTGGTTCAACTACGCACCGGCAAGCGCCGATATCCGACGCCGCGTCGAGGGGATGGAGGCGGTCGTCAGCCGTCATGGGATGAGCCTCGCGCAGGCAGCGCTGAATTTCCCGTTCTCGCATCGGGCGGTGTCCTCAATCCTGATCGGCACCCATAAGCCGGAAAGTCTCAGGCGCAATCTGGAATTGCTGGGTACGCGGTTGCCTCAATCCATGCTCGTCGAACTCGATCCGCTGGTCTTGAGGTAA
- a CDS encoding aldose 1-epimerase family protein → MPELYGQTLSRRDLAARSGSLGQFAGVRLVELADGVERGIRMLEFRSGTGLRFTVLVDRAMDIADCEYRGQAIGWHSPAGFRHPGLHEYEGEGGLAWARSFSGLMVTCGLDHILFMNQVSADNYVYSPKKTVSHSLHGRVGTIPAKLTGYGERWDGDRCFLWAEGVVQQSAVFGEDLHLIRRIEIEVGSNDIMLSDRVVNHGFYRTPHMYCYHINVSYPLLDEGARYLAPIEDVVWAAHAGADYRKQGVGYRTAPPPQLNFHEQVWQHELAADAQGQVSVALVNDRIGLGFEVVTRKDQFPCLYEWQNFQAGQYALGIEPSTHHVLGNLAARERGEMIWLEHGDERRYDTVMRILPDAAAISAAEARIRAVSGQPQDDYPEPSGNHRPIAGRSA, encoded by the coding sequence ATGCCTGAGCTTTATGGACAAACCCTCAGCCGGCGGGATCTGGCGGCGCGGTCGGGGTCGCTCGGCCAGTTTGCCGGGGTGCGGCTGGTGGAATTGGCCGATGGCGTGGAGCGCGGCATCCGCATGCTGGAGTTCCGGTCGGGAACCGGCCTGCGGTTCACCGTTCTGGTCGATCGGGCCATGGACATCGCCGATTGCGAATATCGCGGGCAGGCGATCGGCTGGCACTCGCCGGCCGGGTTCCGGCATCCGGGGCTGCACGAATATGAGGGAGAGGGCGGGCTGGCCTGGGCGCGCTCGTTCTCGGGGCTCATGGTGACCTGCGGGCTGGACCACATCCTGTTCATGAACCAGGTGTCGGCCGATAATTATGTCTATTCGCCCAAGAAAACGGTCAGCCATTCGCTGCATGGGCGGGTGGGCACAATACCGGCAAAACTCACCGGCTATGGCGAGCGCTGGGATGGCGACCGTTGCTTCCTGTGGGCGGAGGGCGTGGTGCAGCAGTCGGCGGTGTTCGGGGAAGATCTTCACCTCATTCGCCGCATCGAGATCGAAGTCGGCAGCAACGACATCATGCTTTCCGACCGGGTGGTCAATCACGGCTTTTACCGAACGCCGCATATGTATTGCTACCACATCAACGTTTCCTATCCGCTGCTCGATGAGGGCGCGCGATATCTGGCGCCGATCGAGGATGTGGTCTGGGCGGCCCATGCCGGCGCCGACTACCGCAAGCAGGGTGTGGGCTACCGCACCGCACCGCCGCCGCAGCTCAATTTCCACGAACAGGTGTGGCAGCATGAATTGGCCGCCGACGCGCAAGGGCAGGTGTCGGTGGCGCTGGTCAACGACCGGATCGGGCTGGGGTTCGAGGTGGTGACACGCAAGGATCAGTTTCCCTGCCTTTACGAGTGGCAGAATTTCCAGGCGGGGCAGTATGCCCTGGGTATCGAACCTTCGACGCATCACGTGCTGGGCAATCTTGCGGCGCGGGAGCGGGGCGAGATGATCTGGCTCGAGCATGGCGACGAGCGGCGCTACGATACTGTGATGCGCATCCTGCCGGACGCAGCGGCGATTTCGGCTGCCGAAGCTCGTATTCGGGCTGTTTCCGGCCAGCCGCAGGATGACTACCCCGAGCCTTCGGGCAACCACAGGCCGATTGCCGGCAGGAGCGCGTAA
- a CDS encoding Gfo/Idh/MocA family oxidoreductase, with protein MEAFKLSPDVDVRARDFAIGCIGAGMIMADNHLEAYRQAGFDVVAIASRTEKNARAVAERYGIKTVHETPEALLADARIEIVDIAFPPDQQPVLIRKALAQPHVRAILAQKPLALTLDEAIALRDEAKAAGKILSVNQNMRYDQAMRVLKQIIDAGHLGEVVFAQIDMHAIPHWQTFLADYDRLTLANMGVHHLDILRFLFGEPTEITTVARTDPRTEFAHSDGITASTLKFANGVMALSLEDVWSGPREEGFDDDIHIRWRVEGTHGVAKGTIGWPNGAPSTLSYASKTATGGKWVTPEWETMWFPHAFIGVMEQLQYALKSGTEPELSVADNVRTMALVEAGYRSMAEKRTVSLSEVPVE; from the coding sequence ATGGAGGCGTTCAAGCTTTCGCCAGACGTAGACGTGCGCGCACGCGATTTTGCCATAGGGTGCATCGGCGCGGGCATGATCATGGCCGACAACCATCTGGAAGCCTACCGGCAGGCTGGCTTCGATGTCGTCGCGATCGCATCGCGAACCGAGAAGAATGCCAGGGCTGTCGCCGAGCGCTACGGCATCAAGACGGTGCACGAAACGCCGGAGGCGCTGCTGGCCGATGCGCGGATCGAGATCGTCGATATCGCCTTTCCGCCCGACCAGCAGCCCGTACTCATCCGCAAGGCTCTGGCGCAGCCGCATGTGCGGGCCATTCTGGCGCAAAAGCCGTTGGCGCTGACGCTTGATGAGGCGATCGCGTTGCGCGACGAAGCCAAGGCGGCGGGCAAGATCCTCTCGGTCAACCAGAACATGCGCTACGACCAGGCGATGCGCGTGCTCAAGCAGATCATCGATGCGGGGCATCTGGGGGAGGTGGTGTTCGCGCAGATCGACATGCATGCCATTCCCCATTGGCAGACATTTCTTGCCGACTACGACCGGCTGACGCTCGCCAATATGGGCGTGCATCACCTCGATATCCTGCGGTTCCTCTTCGGCGAGCCGACCGAGATCACCACCGTGGCGCGGACCGATCCCAGGACAGAGTTCGCCCATTCGGATGGCATCACGGCTTCGACGCTCAAATTCGCCAATGGAGTGATGGCGCTATCGCTCGAAGACGTCTGGAGCGGTCCGCGCGAGGAGGGGTTCGACGACGATATCCACATCCGCTGGCGTGTCGAGGGAACCCATGGCGTCGCCAAGGGAACCATCGGCTGGCCCAATGGCGCGCCTTCGACGCTCAGCTATGCCTCGAAGACGGCGACCGGCGGCAAATGGGTGACGCCGGAATGGGAGACCATGTGGTTCCCGCATGCCTTCATCGGCGTGATGGAGCAACTGCAATATGCGCTCAAGTCCGGCACCGAACCCGAGCTGTCGGTGGCCGACAACGTGCGGACCATGGCGCTGGTGGAAGCCGGTTACCGCTCGATGGCGGAAAAGCGCACCGTGTCGCTCAGCGAAGTTCCAGTGGAATAA
- a CDS encoding L-rhamnose mutarotase, producing the protein MGQRMGMVIAVKPEKLDEYKRLHAEPWPEMNAALKRANIANYSIFLREPENLLFGYWDYTGADYAADMKWLGEQDVTRRWLALTDACQIRLETAADGDWWSMMPEIFHLD; encoded by the coding sequence ATGGGCCAGCGCATGGGGATGGTGATCGCCGTCAAGCCCGAAAAGCTCGATGAGTACAAGCGGCTGCACGCCGAGCCCTGGCCGGAGATGAACGCCGCGCTCAAGCGCGCCAATATCGCCAACTATTCGATCTTCCTGCGCGAGCCGGAAAACCTGTTGTTCGGCTATTGGGACTATACCGGCGCCGACTATGCCGCCGACATGAAATGGCTCGGCGAGCAGGATGTGACAAGGCGCTGGCTCGCGCTGACCGATGCTTGCCAGATCCGGCTGGAAACGGCGGCTGACGGGGATTGGTGGAGCATGATGCCCGAAATCTTCCACCTCGATTGA